A window of Rhododendron vialii isolate Sample 1 chromosome 13a, ASM3025357v1 contains these coding sequences:
- the LOC131313990 gene encoding LOW QUALITY PROTEIN: ADP-ribosylation factor GTPase-activating protein AGD5-like (The sequence of the model RefSeq protein was modified relative to this genomic sequence to represent the inferred CDS: inserted 2 bases in 1 codon; substituted 2 bases at 2 genomic stop codons), translating into MLEGLLKLPKNRECADCKCKGPRWASVNLGILICMQCSGIHRSLGVHILKVRSATLDSWLPEQVAFIXSMGNEKXNSYWEAELTPNYDRVGIENFIHAKYEDKRWVPKDNNXQSPARALEDKASVQQQIPGDRSGHDHGSNSENPSEERKKNFQEHRTRQTIPATMRISLPVPPKGPPKGPKLVTPPPKAQQITEKKSEPIGASSKSIKQAVECSLAVSALKVDFAIDLFNMLSMDGPSVNSSEAASADDNAWVGFQ; encoded by the exons ATGCTGGAAGGGCTTCTTAAATTGCCAAAGAACAGGGAATGTGCTGATTGCAAATGCAA GGGTCCACGGTGGGCTAGTGTTAATTTGGGCATTTTGATATGCATGCAATGTTCTGGAATCCACAGAAGTCTTGGAGTCCACATATTGAAG GTGAGATCTGCTACCCTGGACTCATGGCTTCCTGAACAGGTTGCATTTATCTAGT CAATGGGGAATGAGAAGTAAAATAGCTATTGGGAAGCAGAGCTAACCCCTAATTATGATAGAGTTGGGATTGAGAATTTCATTCATGCTAA GTATGAAGATAAAAGATGGGTTCCTAAAGACAACAA ACAGTCACCTGCTAGAGCTCTGGAAGACAAGGCTTCTGTGCAGCAGCAGATACCTGGGGATAGGAGCGGACATGACCATGGTAGCAATTCTGAAAATCCATctgaggaaaggaaaaaaaactttcaagaaCATCGCACAAGGCAAACCATTCCGGCTACTATGAGGATTAGTTTACCTGTACCCCCTAAAGGACCTCCTAAAGGACCTAAACTA GTTACCCCACCGCCAAAGGCTCAACAGATCACTGAGAAGAAGTCAGAACCAATAGGGGCGTCTTCTAAATCAATAAAGCAGGCGGTAGAATGTAGTCTAGCTGTCTCTGCCCTGAAAGTTGATTTTGCTATTGATCTCTTCAACATGCTTTCAATGGATGGTCCTAGTGTAAATAGCTCAGAGGCTGCCTCTGCGGATGATAATGCATGGGTAGGTTTTCAAT GA